In Bacillus cytotoxicus NVH 391-98, the following are encoded in one genomic region:
- a CDS encoding type II toxin-antitoxin system HicB family antitoxin has protein sequence MKKDYYVYPAILEKSSDGYGIYFPDLPGCISFADTQEDALKEGREALGLHLSGIEEDNDSIPNPTPIEHIKLEQGEYAILIDVWMPPLRRKDTTVYKRKNVTLPSWLEEYASKQDVNFSEILAKALKQHLGLKDKKNTP, from the coding sequence TCCCGCTATTCTTGAAAAGTCTTCAGATGGTTACGGTATTTACTTTCCAGACCTTCCTGGTTGTATATCCTTTGCAGATACACAAGAAGATGCTTTAAAAGAAGGTAGAGAAGCATTAGGACTTCATTTATCTGGAATAGAAGAAGATAACGATTCAATTCCAAATCCTACACCAATTGAACATATAAAATTAGAACAAGGCGAATATGCTATTTTAATTGATGTTTGGATGCCACCATTAAGAAGAAAAGATACAACAGTTTATAAGCGAAAAAATGTAACACTTCCTTCTTGGTTGGAAGAATATGCATCTAAACAAGATGTTAACTTCTCTGAAATACTTGCAAAAGCTTTAAAACAACATTTGGGTTTAAAAGATAAAAAGAATACACCATAA
- a CDS encoding serine hydrolase domain-containing protein, with amino-acid sequence MNGQNLKRKELDKVLDFLEQNRLFSGVILLSEEGKAFYKRAIGKRNNSSQQSLDAVFEIASISKSFTAMAIMILIEEKKLELDDNLKKFFSFLSYENITIKNLLNHTSGLPEYMEWFENPANWNPNRIATNKDIVEFLKVEKPEVLFHVNEKWEYCNTGYVLLAEIIEMVAKMGYGEFLQKRIFTPLNMFNTSTHSQFLNNDIENFSLGFIYDWEQDLYRLPNEMEEHKYVYFFDGVKGDGGIKSNVDDMLKWERAIYHNDLVSEQTKESIIDSVFIKGEAANGYCPCLHENSGGYGLGWKIENHPQYKKIILHDGYWAGYYSVLISYKDSNKAIVMLNNLDFTNNELNKIPYLLTLTLEKILFGEKVGLQEFEQLIMSNR; translated from the coding sequence ATGAATGGACAAAATTTGAAGCGTAAAGAGCTAGATAAGGTATTAGATTTCTTAGAACAAAATAGGCTATTTAGCGGGGTGATATTATTATCTGAGGAAGGTAAAGCATTTTACAAGAGAGCAATTGGCAAGAGAAATAATTCAAGTCAACAGTCTCTTGATGCAGTATTCGAAATTGCCTCGATTTCGAAGAGCTTTACAGCAATGGCAATTATGATACTAATTGAGGAGAAAAAACTAGAGCTAGATGATAATCTTAAAAAGTTTTTCTCTTTTCTTTCTTATGAAAACATTACTATTAAAAATCTGTTAAATCACACTTCTGGACTTCCAGAGTACATGGAATGGTTTGAAAATCCAGCTAACTGGAATCCTAATAGAATTGCAACGAATAAAGATATAGTTGAATTTTTGAAAGTTGAGAAGCCCGAAGTGTTATTTCATGTGAATGAAAAGTGGGAGTATTGTAATACTGGTTATGTATTACTTGCAGAAATCATAGAAATGGTTGCTAAAATGGGGTACGGAGAGTTTTTACAGAAAAGAATATTTACACCTTTAAATATGTTCAATACATCAACACATTCACAATTTTTAAATAACGACATTGAAAATTTTTCGTTAGGTTTTATCTATGATTGGGAACAGGACTTGTATAGGCTTCCAAATGAAATGGAAGAACACAAGTATGTTTACTTCTTCGATGGTGTTAAAGGTGATGGAGGTATAAAATCCAACGTAGATGATATGCTGAAATGGGAGCGTGCTATTTATCATAATGACCTAGTATCAGAACAAACCAAGGAAAGTATTATAGATTCAGTTTTCATTAAAGGAGAAGCTGCGAATGGATATTGTCCATGTTTGCATGAAAATTCCGGGGGATATGGACTTGGTTGGAAAATAGAAAACCATCCTCAATATAAGAAGATTATTCTTCACGATGGATATTGGGCAGGTTATTATTCAGTTTTAATTAGTTATAAGGATAGTAACAAAGCTATAGTAATGTTAAATAACCTAGACTTTACGAATAACGAGTTAAACAAGATACCATATTTGTTAACTCTTACTTTAGAAAAGATTTTATTCGGTGAAAAAGTAGGGTTACAAGAGTTTGAGCAGCTAATAATGTCAAATCGTTAG
- a CDS encoding FMN-binding negative transcriptional regulator, protein MYIPKIFKMKKLKVAYDVIHKNSFATLVSMHEDIPFATHLPLLLNKENTYLYGHFALQNPQWKDIENKLVLAIFHGPHCYISPSWYETNQAVPTWNYVTVHVYGEFEFIENEHELMDSLHDMVLKYEAPNSSYKLKDLDTTYLSGMNKGIQGFKIKIIKIEGKEKLSQNQPLHRRELIVNQLEKISNEDEQNISFLMKENLKK, encoded by the coding sequence ATGTACATTCCTAAAATATTTAAAATGAAAAAACTAAAAGTTGCTTACGATGTAATACATAAAAACAGCTTTGCAACATTAGTTTCAATGCATGAAGATATACCTTTTGCAACACATCTACCACTACTTTTAAATAAAGAGAACACTTATTTATATGGTCATTTTGCTCTTCAGAACCCTCAGTGGAAAGATATTGAAAATAAATTAGTTTTAGCTATTTTTCATGGGCCGCATTGTTATATTTCTCCCTCTTGGTACGAGACCAACCAAGCAGTACCCACATGGAATTATGTGACTGTTCATGTCTATGGAGAATTCGAATTTATTGAGAATGAACATGAATTAATGGATTCCTTACATGACATGGTATTGAAGTATGAAGCTCCTAATAGTTCATATAAATTAAAAGATCTAGACACTACTTATCTCTCCGGGATGAACAAAGGTATTCAAGGATTCAAAATTAAAATTATCAAAATTGAGGGAAAAGAAAAGTTGAGTCAAAACCAACCATTACACAGACGAGAATTAATTGTTAATCAACTAGAAAAAATATCAAATGAAGATGAGCAAAATATTTCCTTTTTAATGAAGGAGAATTTAAAAAAGTAA
- the pdxR gene encoding MocR-like pyridoxine biosynthesis transcription factor PdxR, which produces MKNTIFAFKGDSPKYIQIYEQFKVFIERGDISAGEQLPSIRQLAESLQVSRNTTLMAYDQLVAEGYIRGEGRKGYFANEIEPFLSQETLIHYDKKKQESLLSSFIDFKAGAVDQVNFPLKIWRRISNKVLTLQETFQYGEPFGETCLREQISTYLFQSRGVKTEPNAIIIGGSTQQMLIYLGQILKDDFQSVIVEDPGYDGAREAFKLNRFALETLPVYETGADFSQLEHMKSRLIYVAPSHHSPYGVSMPIQQRHSLIYWAKKKQGYIIEDDYDSEFRYTQQPFPALASIDSTRVIYLGNFSKAFLPGIRMSYMVLPQPILNRYKNQFLHFESTTSILSQFTMAKFMEEGEWNSHIKRMRIVYKKKMHHLVSVLKEHFNENVSIIGEQSGLYLLIKVHLNRSEEWLIQQAHLYGVKVYPTTLYFIKNTSKKPIIKLGFGNLSYDEIQIGVELLKKAWL; this is translated from the coding sequence ATGAAAAATACTATTTTTGCTTTTAAAGGCGATTCCCCAAAATATATACAGATCTATGAGCAGTTTAAAGTATTTATTGAACGAGGGGATATATCCGCTGGGGAACAATTGCCGTCGATTCGACAACTTGCAGAATCTCTTCAAGTGAGCCGTAATACGACTTTAATGGCTTATGATCAACTTGTAGCTGAAGGCTACATTCGTGGAGAAGGAAGAAAAGGTTATTTTGCAAATGAAATTGAACCTTTTTTATCTCAAGAAACGTTAATCCATTATGATAAAAAGAAACAAGAATCGTTACTATCTTCTTTTATTGACTTTAAGGCTGGTGCAGTAGATCAAGTAAACTTCCCATTAAAAATATGGCGCAGAATTTCTAATAAGGTGTTAACTTTACAGGAAACTTTTCAATACGGGGAACCCTTTGGGGAGACATGCCTGCGTGAACAAATATCCACATACTTATTCCAATCTCGTGGTGTGAAAACTGAACCGAATGCCATTATTATTGGGGGAAGTACCCAGCAAATGCTTATATATCTTGGACAAATACTTAAGGATGATTTTCAAAGCGTTATAGTTGAGGACCCCGGTTATGATGGTGCTAGAGAAGCTTTTAAATTAAATCGTTTTGCTCTTGAAACTTTACCAGTTTATGAAACAGGTGCTGATTTTTCACAATTAGAACATATGAAATCACGATTAATTTATGTAGCGCCTTCTCATCATAGTCCCTATGGGGTAAGTATGCCTATTCAGCAACGACATTCATTAATTTATTGGGCGAAAAAAAAGCAAGGATATATTATTGAAGACGATTATGATAGTGAATTTCGCTACACGCAACAACCATTTCCAGCTCTTGCTTCTATTGATTCTACAAGGGTAATTTATCTAGGGAATTTCTCAAAGGCATTTCTTCCGGGTATACGCATGAGTTATATGGTATTGCCACAGCCAATTTTAAATCGTTACAAAAATCAATTTCTTCATTTCGAAAGTACCACTTCTATTCTTAGCCAATTTACCATGGCCAAATTTATGGAAGAAGGAGAATGGAACAGTCATATTAAACGAATGCGTATTGTTTATAAAAAGAAGATGCACCACTTAGTATCAGTATTAAAAGAACATTTTAATGAGAATGTATCTATTATTGGTGAACAGTCGGGTTTGTATTTATTAATTAAAGTCCATTTGAACCGTTCAGAAGAATGGTTAATTCAACAAGCCCATTTGTATGGTGTTAAAGTGTATCCGACCACGCTCTACTTTATAAAAAACACATCCAAAAAACCAATTATTAAACTGGGCTTTGGTAATCTTTCTTACGATGAAATTCAGATTGGTGTAGAACTTCTAAAAAAAGCTTGGTTGTAA
- a CDS encoding aminotransferase class I/II-fold pyridoxal phosphate-dependent enzyme: protein MKFFYIVLRFHNPLGHHYSNKEKKRIVTLAEKYDVYIVEDDYLAELDVDSKADPLFTYEPNERNIYIKSFSKAFLSGLRIATVVLLETMIHSVVSYKFDTDFNTSALSQGALEIYLKRGMFNYHLEKVKQLYTNKMKMLINACSTYLPKCISFTKPKRGFYMTNFLPP from the coding sequence ATAAAATTCTTTTATATCGTACTAAGATTCCATAATCCACTTGGTCATCACTATTCAAATAAAGAGAAGAAAAGAATCGTAACTCTTGCAGAGAAATATGATGTATACATTGTTGAAGATGATTACTTAGCAGAATTAGATGTTGATTCTAAAGCAGATCCTTTGTTTACTTATGAACCTAATGAAAGAAATATATATATTAAGAGCTTTTCAAAGGCATTTTTGTCAGGATTACGCATTGCTACGGTTGTACTTCTTGAAACAATGATCCATTCCGTTGTAAGTTACAAATTCGACACTGATTTTAATACATCGGCACTTTCACAAGGGGCATTAGAAATTTATTTAAAAAGAGGTATGTTTAACTATCATTTAGAAAAAGTAAAACAATTGTATACAAACAAAATGAAGATGCTAATAAATGCTTGTTCAACATACTTACCGAAATGTATATCATTTACAAAACCCAAGAGGGGTTTTTATATGACCAATTTCTTACCTCCATAA
- a CDS encoding sulfotransferase family 2 domain-containing protein — MNHTELYNFILKQGRIPHFHKDFPLILFWSQKSGCTSLAHWFFYQINLFKEAIKYNSFIHNYEHEVYKNSTHYLIRLANGLQTKEKNTYKLVRNPYRRAVSSFVALIPPPNIENPAWKPIRLFLYGDETCNKPISFKLFLYYLKAHMTQLDQMDSHFTQQYIQGEEEFVTNYIYLENFNTEISKLEEEYKLKKSPLDLLSKSWHYQGSKMIYKGVYAEADITKPLFPRLPTYDSFYDAETIQLVQEIFEKDFKMYHYDLNSFS, encoded by the coding sequence ATGAATCATACAGAACTATATAATTTTATACTCAAGCAAGGGCGTATACCTCATTTTCATAAAGATTTTCCCCTAATCTTATTTTGGAGCCAAAAAAGTGGTTGTACCTCGCTAGCGCATTGGTTTTTTTATCAAATAAATTTATTTAAAGAAGCGATAAAATACAACTCGTTCATTCATAACTATGAGCATGAAGTATATAAGAACTCTACACATTATTTAATACGATTAGCTAATGGCTTACAAACTAAAGAGAAAAATACGTACAAACTAGTAAGAAATCCTTATAGAAGAGCAGTAAGTTCTTTTGTTGCTCTGATTCCACCACCAAATATTGAGAATCCTGCATGGAAGCCCATTCGCCTATTCCTGTACGGTGACGAAACCTGCAATAAGCCAATTTCCTTTAAGCTATTTCTGTATTATTTAAAAGCACACATGACCCAATTAGATCAAATGGATTCTCACTTTACCCAACAATACATACAAGGGGAAGAGGAATTTGTTACAAACTATATTTATCTAGAAAATTTCAACACAGAGATTTCAAAACTAGAAGAGGAATATAAATTGAAAAAATCACCATTAGATCTATTATCAAAATCTTGGCATTATCAAGGTAGTAAGATGATTTACAAAGGAGTTTATGCAGAAGCTGATATTACCAAGCCTCTTTTTCCACGATTACCTACTTATGATAGTTTTTATGACGCAGAAACTATTCAGTTGGTTCAAGAGATATTTGAAAAAGACTTTAAGATGTATCATTATGATTTAAATTCTTTTTCTTAA
- a CDS encoding sulfite exporter TauE/SafE family protein: MSISIIMMGFIIGGLVGVTGIGGAALLTPFLLTLGISPSVAVGTDLVYNSITKMFGISQHWKQKTINFRLVKYLAVGSIPSAVIAVVTIHVLPIVHYNREGIIKYILGYVLIIAAISIFIKIFFYNESRQNYFQKQTMKQKKNLTVIIGAILGFIVGLTSVGSGSLFAIAMIYLYRLEPSELVGTDITHAFLLVTVASILNMNLGNVDYLLLIHLLIGSIPGVILGSKFSTKIPVKLLQIFLAIIIGVSGLKLVIAY; this comes from the coding sequence ATGAGTATTTCTATTATAATGATGGGTTTCATTATAGGAGGATTGGTTGGAGTAACAGGGATAGGCGGAGCTGCATTACTGACTCCATTTCTTCTAACACTAGGTATAAGTCCTTCTGTAGCTGTTGGAACGGATTTAGTATATAATTCTATCACTAAAATGTTTGGAATATCCCAACACTGGAAACAGAAGACCATCAATTTTAGATTAGTAAAATATCTAGCTGTTGGGAGTATCCCTAGTGCGGTTATCGCAGTGGTAACAATTCATGTCTTACCAATTGTTCATTATAATCGAGAGGGAATTATAAAATATATATTAGGTTATGTTTTAATTATTGCGGCAATTTCTATTTTTATAAAAATATTTTTCTATAATGAATCTAGGCAAAATTATTTTCAAAAACAGACTATGAAACAAAAAAAGAACCTAACAGTTATTATTGGCGCAATACTCGGTTTTATCGTGGGGCTTACTTCTGTTGGATCAGGCTCTTTATTCGCTATTGCAATGATATATTTATATCGACTGGAACCATCCGAATTAGTGGGAACGGATATTACACATGCGTTTTTATTAGTGACGGTTGCAAGCATACTAAATATGAATTTAGGAAACGTAGATTATCTTTTATTAATTCACCTACTCATTGGTTCTATCCCAGGTGTCATACTTGGGAGTAAATTCTCCACTAAGATCCCCGTTAAACTTCTTCAAATATTTTTAGCTATCATTATTGGTGTTAGTGGACTAAAGTTAGTTATCGCGTATTAA
- a CDS encoding tryptophan--tRNA ligase, with translation MNKPIVLTGIKPTGHPHLGNYIGAIKPALEMAKNSNLQGMYFIADYHALNAIQNSQYFRNFTYEIAAAWLALGLDPENVIFYRQSDIPEILELHWILSCLTPKGLMNRAHAYKGKINKNREEGIDIDHGINMGLYTYPILMASDILMFQSNFVPVGKDQIQHVEIARDIASYFNHTYGETFSLPEYIIQENTEMLPGLDGRKMSKSYGNVIPLFEDPSKLKKLIFKIKTDSTLPTEPKDHTTSPLFALYKEFATSEEIEKMKEHYQTGIGWGQVKQEVFDVVNRELEQPRKKYHMYMENLDFLQSILHKGASRAREKATIQLQQIKSRIGC, from the coding sequence ATGAATAAACCTATTGTATTAACAGGAATTAAACCGACAGGCCATCCCCACCTTGGAAACTATATTGGAGCGATTAAACCAGCATTAGAAATGGCAAAGAATTCAAATCTACAGGGAATGTATTTTATAGCAGACTACCATGCATTAAATGCTATTCAGAATTCACAATATTTCCGAAACTTTACATATGAAATTGCAGCTGCTTGGTTGGCCCTTGGTCTAGACCCTGAAAATGTAATTTTTTATCGCCAATCCGACATACCAGAGATTTTGGAGTTGCATTGGATTTTATCTTGCCTAACACCAAAAGGATTAATGAATCGCGCCCATGCCTATAAAGGTAAGATTAACAAAAATCGAGAAGAAGGCATAGACATTGATCATGGAATTAACATGGGATTGTATACATATCCCATCCTTATGGCTTCTGATATATTAATGTTTCAATCTAATTTTGTCCCTGTAGGAAAAGATCAAATTCAACATGTAGAAATAGCAAGAGATATAGCCTCATACTTCAATCATACATATGGAGAAACGTTCTCTCTTCCAGAATATATAATACAGGAAAATACAGAAATGCTTCCTGGCCTAGATGGTAGGAAAATGAGTAAAAGTTACGGAAATGTGATTCCATTATTTGAAGACCCATCCAAATTGAAAAAACTCATATTTAAAATTAAGACAGATTCTACACTACCAACAGAACCCAAAGACCATACTACTTCACCGTTATTTGCATTATACAAAGAGTTCGCCACATCAGAAGAAATAGAAAAAATGAAAGAGCACTATCAAACTGGCATAGGGTGGGGACAGGTTAAACAAGAGGTGTTTGATGTAGTAAATCGGGAGCTGGAACAGCCACGTAAGAAGTATCATATGTACATGGAGAATTTAGATTTCTTGCAAAGTATTTTACACAAAGGGGCAAGTCGTGCTAGAGAAAAAGCTACCATACAACTACAACAAATAAAAAGTCGCATAGGGTGTTGA
- a CDS encoding transposase — protein MIYLRHHRPLALLPNRSPETLAEWLKQPPHIQVVSCDGFTSFRQGISDASSSILQVYDRWYFIKNARKHLDTFLLSAAPSTITWNETSSISIETALTKAEKIKLIRQKRKWDLIQEIKKAHRSGKSINSLTKEYHLNWRTIKKYMKMMTPPTTNRWRISPAQGCLESIMRLEKEGKTLKTINPLIRKKADNGTFSAVCTLVGGIRRKQKHANHPSPTYQIARKRLARWFWIHPNHLNTSERRD, from the coding sequence GTGATCTACCTACGTCATCATAGACCATTAGCGCTATTACCGAATCGTTCACCTGAAACACTAGCGGAATGGTTGAAACAACCTCCTCACATTCAAGTCGTGAGTTGCGATGGTTTTACAAGTTTTCGTCAAGGAATTTCTGACGCAAGTTCTTCTATTCTTCAAGTATATGATCGCTGGTATTTTATTAAAAATGCTAGGAAACATTTAGATACGTTCCTCTTGTCAGCCGCTCCTTCTACTATTACTTGGAATGAAACTTCATCTATTTCCATTGAAACAGCGTTAACAAAAGCAGAAAAAATAAAACTCATACGCCAGAAACGAAAGTGGGACTTGATTCAAGAAATAAAGAAAGCCCATCGCTCCGGGAAATCTATCAATTCCCTAACGAAAGAATATCATTTAAATTGGAGAACGATTAAAAAATACATGAAAATGATGACTCCACCTACTACCAATCGTTGGCGCATCAGTCCAGCTCAAGGGTGTCTTGAATCTATTATGCGTCTTGAAAAAGAGGGAAAAACACTTAAAACGATTAATCCACTTATCCGTAAGAAGGCGGATAACGGCACCTTTTCGGCTGTGTGCACACTTGTTGGAGGGATAAGGCGCAAACAGAAACATGCGAATCACCCATCTCCTACCTATCAAATAGCTAGAAAACGTCTTGCCAGATGGTTTTGGATTCATCCCAATCATCTGAATACCTCAGAAAGAAGGGATTGA
- a CDS encoding DJ-1/PfpI family protein encodes MKIAIVCFDNFTDIDVFLPWDLLNRVHLVGGISDWEVQLLGTEKTHVSMSGLRIPMTGSISDIPFTDAVIFASGKGVQDLYKNQQYLNNIHVNPQRQLIGSMCSGSLLLGAKKLLTGKKATTYPSVVEQLKEFDVDVIEQSFVNEGNISTAAGCFAAQDLSAWIIRTLINEEMVGTVLETVQPVGKGLYF; translated from the coding sequence ATGAAAATCGCAATAGTCTGTTTCGATAACTTCACTGATATAGATGTTTTTTTACCATGGGATTTATTAAATCGTGTACATCTAGTTGGTGGTATTTCTGATTGGGAGGTCCAACTATTAGGAACAGAAAAAACTCATGTATCCATGTCTGGTTTACGTATACCCATGACAGGAAGCATATCCGATATCCCTTTTACTGACGCTGTAATATTTGCAAGTGGTAAGGGTGTACAAGATTTATATAAAAATCAACAATATCTTAATAACATCCATGTAAATCCTCAAAGACAATTAATAGGCTCGATGTGTTCTGGTTCACTACTACTAGGAGCTAAAAAATTGTTAACTGGCAAAAAAGCAACTACATATCCATCCGTAGTAGAACAACTTAAAGAATTTGATGTAGACGTTATTGAACAAAGTTTCGTAAACGAAGGCAATATTTCGACTGCTGCAGGTTGCTTTGCTGCACAAGACCTCTCAGCTTGGATTATAAGAACCCTAATTAATGAAGAAATGGTTGGTACTGTACTAGAAACTGTTCAGCCAGTGGGCAAAGGTTTATATTTTTAA
- a CDS encoding YciI family protein has protein sequence MFIVLLKYVKPLNVVENFLQEHVDFLDKHYKRNSFIFSGRRDPRIGGVILVNSDDEVAVQEILMEDPFYKHQVAEYELIKFTPTKYADQFSPFINS, from the coding sequence ATGTTTATAGTTCTTTTAAAGTATGTGAAACCATTAAATGTCGTTGAAAATTTTCTGCAAGAGCATGTAGATTTCTTAGATAAACATTACAAAAGGAACAGCTTCATTTTTTCTGGACGACGTGATCCTAGAATAGGTGGCGTTATTTTAGTTAACTCAGATGATGAGGTCGCTGTCCAAGAAATACTAATGGAAGATCCTTTTTATAAACATCAAGTTGCTGAATATGAATTAATTAAATTTACACCTACTAAATATGCCGACCAGTTTTCACCATTTATTAACAGTTAA
- a CDS encoding helix-turn-helix domain-containing protein yields the protein MKTDPLFATKIDPPLKQKIQFSHSKMRGVASKGMITIEKWTTIRALKQEGHSIRSITKLLSVSRNTVRKALKAEKFPTYQRKEKEDKLIAPFEEIVREYVGKG from the coding sequence ATGAAAACTGATCCACTTTTCGCAACGAAAATTGACCCACCTCTAAAACAGAAAATACAATTCTCTCATAGCAAAATGAGAGGAGTTGCAAGTAAGGGGATGATTACAATCGAAAAGTGGACAACCATTCGAGCATTAAAACAAGAAGGACATTCCATTCGATCTATTACCAAATTATTAAGTGTTTCAAGAAATACAGTAAGAAAAGCATTAAAGGCAGAGAAATTCCCTACTTATCAAAGAAAAGAAAAAGAAGATAAGTTAATCGCGCCATTTGAAGAAATCGTTCGAGAATATGTGGGTAAAGGATGA
- the glnA gene encoding type I glutamate--ammonia ligase — translation MAKYTKEDIFRLAKEENVKYIRLQFTDLLGTIKNVEIPVSQLTKALDNKMMFDGSSIEGFVRIEESDMYLYPDLDTWVIFPWTAEKGKVARLICDIYNADGTPFEGDPRNNLKRVLKEMEALGFTDFNLGPEPEFFLFKVDEKGNPTLELNDNGGYFDLAPMDLGENCRRDIVLELEEMGFEIEASHHEVAPGQHEIDFKYASAIRSCDDIQTFKLVVKTIARKHGLHATFMPKPLFGVNGSGMHCNLSLFKNGENVFYDQNGDLQLSDDARHFIAGILKHAPAFTAVANPTVNSYKRLVPGYEAPCYVAWSAQNRSPLVRIPASRGISTRVEVRSVDPAANPYLVMATLLAAGLDGIKNKLTPPAAVDRNIYVMTKEEREEAGIVDLPATLAQALLTLQSNEVICKALGEHLLEHFIEAKEIEWDMFRTQVHQWERDQYMSLY, via the coding sequence ATGGCAAAGTATACGAAAGAAGATATTTTTCGTTTAGCGAAAGAAGAGAATGTAAAATACATCCGCTTGCAGTTTACAGATCTTTTAGGAACAATTAAAAACGTAGAAATTCCAGTAAGCCAATTAACAAAAGCATTAGATAACAAAATGATGTTTGATGGATCTTCAATCGAAGGATTCGTACGTATTGAGGAGTCCGATATGTATTTATATCCAGATTTAGATACTTGGGTAATCTTCCCTTGGACTGCTGAAAAAGGGAAAGTCGCTCGTTTAATTTGTGATATCTATAATGCTGATGGAACTCCGTTTGAAGGGGACCCGCGTAATAACTTAAAACGTGTCCTAAAAGAAATGGAAGCGTTAGGTTTTACAGACTTTAATCTTGGACCAGAGCCAGAATTCTTCCTATTTAAAGTTGATGAAAAAGGGAATCCAACATTAGAACTGAATGATAATGGTGGATACTTCGACCTTGCGCCGATGGATTTAGGGGAAAACTGTCGTCGTGATATCGTTCTTGAACTTGAAGAAATGGGATTTGAAATTGAAGCATCTCACCATGAAGTTGCGCCAGGACAACACGAAATTGATTTTAAATATGCAAGTGCAATCCGTTCATGTGATGACATTCAAACATTTAAACTTGTTGTAAAAACAATTGCTCGTAAACATGGTTTACACGCGACCTTTATGCCAAAACCACTATTTGGAGTAAATGGTTCTGGTATGCACTGCAACTTATCATTATTTAAAAATGGAGAAAACGTATTTTACGATCAAAACGGTGACTTACAATTAAGTGATGATGCACGTCATTTTATTGCAGGTATTTTAAAACATGCGCCAGCATTTACAGCGGTAGCAAATCCAACGGTAAACTCTTACAAACGTTTAGTACCTGGATATGAAGCACCTTGTTACGTAGCATGGTCTGCACAAAACCGTAGCCCATTAGTGCGTATTCCGGCATCTCGTGGTATAAGTACACGTGTTGAAGTGCGTAGTGTTGACCCAGCTGCAAATCCATATCTAGTAATGGCAACATTATTAGCAGCAGGCCTTGACGGAATTAAAAACAAATTAACTCCGCCAGCTGCAGTAGACCGCAACATCTATGTAATGACAAAAGAAGAGCGTGAAGAAGCAGGTATCGTTGACTTACCAGCAACATTAGCGCAAGCATTACTTACACTACAATCTAACGAAGTGATATGTAAAGCGTTAGGTGAACACTTACTCGAACACTTCATCGAAGCGAAAGAGATTGAATGGGATATGTTCCGCACGCAAGTCCATCAATGGGAACGCGATCAGTATATGTCTCTTTATTAA
- the glnR gene encoding transcriptional repressor GlnR, producing the protein MKEDRRSAPLFPIGIVMDLTQLSARQIRYYEEHNLISPTRTKGNRRLFSFNDVDKLLEIKDLLDQGLNMAGVKQVLQMKENQTEAVKTKEETKEISKAELRRILRDELQHTGRFNRTSLRQGDISRFFH; encoded by the coding sequence ATGAAAGAAGATAGACGTTCTGCCCCGCTGTTTCCTATTGGAATTGTAATGGATTTAACACAACTATCTGCTCGTCAAATTCGCTACTATGAAGAACACAATTTGATTTCTCCAACCCGTACAAAGGGAAATCGTAGATTGTTTTCATTTAACGATGTAGATAAGTTGTTGGAAATTAAAGACTTGTTAGATCAAGGGCTAAACATGGCTGGTGTTAAACAAGTATTACAAATGAAAGAAAATCAAACAGAAGCAGTGAAAACAAAAGAAGAAACAAAAGAAATTTCAAAAGCTGAGCTTCGTAGAATTCTTCGAGATGAATTGCAACATACTGGTCGATTCAATCGAACTTCATTACGACAAGGTGATATTTCGAGGTTTTTTCACTAA